A genomic stretch from Sulfurimonas sediminis includes:
- a CDS encoding peptidylprolyl isomerase encodes MNKITMLLSALLLTGSVVCAKTLVTVNGKPITQEEVDQELMQATQGRFNQVPADRQAAFRQQVLQQLIGKELIYDDAKKSGIINSAEYKSEYKKLEQRMKKELAIQVWQKKLLDGIKISTKELKDYYNKNKEEFNEKESVHARHILVKTKEEAEKIIAQLKHLSGEKLKEKFIALAKKESTGPSGPKGGDLGYFSKGQMVPAFNDKVFSMKKGEVTSEPVKTQFGYHVIYVEDKKPSMTRSFDEVKAFIEQRLKMEKFKTVMKKKMDELQKKASIK; translated from the coding sequence ATGAATAAAATTACAATGCTATTATCTGCCCTGTTGTTGACAGGTTCAGTCGTCTGTGCAAAAACACTAGTGACAGTAAACGGAAAACCGATTACCCAGGAAGAAGTCGACCAGGAGCTTATGCAGGCAACACAGGGGCGTTTTAATCAGGTACCGGCTGATCGTCAGGCTGCATTCAGACAACAGGTTTTACAACAGCTTATAGGCAAAGAGTTGATTTATGATGATGCCAAAAAATCCGGTATCATCAACTCTGCGGAGTACAAGAGTGAATACAAGAAGCTTGAACAGAGAATGAAAAAAGAGCTTGCTATTCAGGTTTGGCAGAAGAAACTGCTCGACGGCATTAAAATTTCAACAAAAGAGTTAAAAGATTACTATAACAAAAACAAAGAAGAATTTAATGAAAAAGAGAGCGTGCATGCCCGTCATATTTTAGTAAAAACCAAAGAGGAAGCAGAAAAAATCATTGCGCAGTTAAAACATTTAAGCGGAGAAAAACTCAAAGAAAAGTTTATAGCATTGGCGAAAAAAGAGTCTACTGGACCAAGTGGACCAAAAGGTGGAGATCTTGGGTATTTCAGTAAAGGGCAAATGGTCCCTGCTTTTAATGACAAGGTCTTTTCTATGAAAAAAGGCGAAGTGACATCAGAGCCGGTTAAAACACAGTTTGGATACCATGTTATTTATGTGGAAGATAAAAAACCGTCAATGACAAGAAGTTTTGATGAGGTCAAAGCATTTATAGAACAGCGTCTGAAAATGGAAAAATTCAAAACTGTTATGAAGAAAAAAATGGATGAACTGCAGAAAAAAGCATCTATTAAGTAG
- a CDS encoding response regulator gives MGIFSLFSKQKNTHVYDTGKKKETLFSQLDKDFFIEAADSSDTMMLYFLQGEGWIGANKTFFTTMNYFDIKDFKRANESIRDMFLSESEEIFTESDKSWLDYIKKYKSDGYRVNMTDAKGQLLSIEAKCHKYSKNMKLYILELKDVTELEKARLQVKEVEKLKTKFLANIGHEFRTPMNGILGFIELLKETSLNEHQNEYLDMIDYSSKNLMNNIESLLDLAQLQSGRLTVESEPFNLLVAMEKLIYTCFDKASNNGVQVMSFIDPKLPQELEGDANKILQVMRSIIQNAIKFTPHGGKVIIEVKLLKRLQNGACSVGFSVKDNGQGMSQEQISLMDEPFTAGSHADERLGIGLSLSSGLVRLMGSELRIKSELDNGTYVNFVLDFKASRGQNYKMMPNKKAKVLLLDKEKVDDANFLTTYLRSFAINVTKSSELNDDIYTDIDELYVVGDQGDSSWILDLATYKKQAPVVFLLDEDEKLQTKMTHIVDEVIEKPLLASVIAKHLYMANSYKYTNEDKNELTLKDKTEALVVEDNLINQRLIKILLEEYNIDVSTASNGLEAVKMYKEKKYDIIFMDIDMPYMNGIVATKEIKDMMLLKSQAPIVALTAMAMEGDKEMLLEEGLDDYLSKPLTREKLEYILDKYLKISYENESV, from the coding sequence ATGGGCATATTTTCACTGTTTTCAAAACAAAAAAACACGCATGTGTATGATACAGGCAAAAAAAAGGAGACTCTTTTTTCACAATTGGACAAAGATTTTTTTATTGAAGCGGCAGACAGCAGTGATACTATGATGCTCTATTTTTTACAAGGCGAAGGGTGGATAGGTGCGAATAAAACTTTTTTCACTACAATGAATTATTTTGATATAAAAGATTTTAAAAGAGCCAATGAAAGTATTCGTGATATGTTTTTGAGTGAGAGTGAAGAGATCTTTACCGAGTCTGACAAAAGTTGGCTGGATTATATTAAAAAGTACAAAAGCGATGGTTACAGGGTAAATATGACCGATGCAAAGGGACAACTTCTCAGTATTGAAGCAAAGTGTCACAAGTATTCAAAAAACATGAAGCTGTATATATTAGAATTAAAAGATGTGACAGAGTTGGAAAAAGCACGTTTGCAGGTGAAAGAGGTTGAAAAGCTAAAAACAAAATTTTTGGCCAATATAGGACATGAATTTAGAACTCCGATGAATGGAATTCTCGGGTTTATAGAGCTGCTCAAAGAGACCAGTCTCAACGAACATCAGAATGAATACCTTGATATGATTGACTATTCTTCTAAAAACCTGATGAATAATATTGAAAGTCTCTTGGATTTGGCGCAGTTACAAAGCGGACGTCTTACAGTGGAGTCAGAACCTTTCAATCTTCTTGTTGCAATGGAGAAACTCATATATACATGTTTTGACAAAGCAAGCAACAACGGGGTACAGGTTATGAGTTTTATAGACCCGAAATTGCCACAGGAACTAGAGGGTGATGCAAACAAAATTTTGCAGGTTATGCGTTCTATCATTCAAAATGCCATTAAGTTTACACCGCATGGCGGTAAGGTTATTATAGAAGTAAAACTTTTAAAACGACTCCAAAACGGAGCCTGTTCTGTCGGTTTTAGTGTCAAAGACAATGGTCAGGGGATGTCTCAAGAACAAATATCCCTTATGGATGAACCTTTTACCGCAGGCAGTCATGCAGATGAGAGACTCGGCATAGGATTGAGCCTCTCAAGCGGTCTGGTACGGTTGATGGGATCAGAATTACGTATAAAAAGTGAATTAGACAATGGTACCTATGTGAATTTTGTTCTGGATTTTAAAGCTTCAAGAGGGCAAAACTACAAAATGATGCCAAATAAAAAAGCAAAAGTGCTTTTACTGGATAAAGAAAAAGTGGATGATGCCAATTTCTTAACGACCTATTTGCGTTCTTTTGCTATTAATGTGACAAAATCTTCTGAACTCAATGATGATATTTATACAGATATAGATGAACTCTATGTGGTAGGTGATCAGGGTGATTCATCGTGGATACTGGATCTGGCGACATACAAAAAGCAGGCACCTGTTGTTTTTCTTTTGGATGAAGATGAAAAGCTGCAAACAAAGATGACACATATTGTTGATGAAGTGATAGAAAAACCATTGCTAGCCAGTGTGATAGCCAAACATCTGTATATGGCAAACAGCTACAAATATACCAATGAAGATAAAAATGAACTTACGCTCAAAGATAAAACCGAGGCTTTGGTTGTGGAAGACAATCTTATCAATCAGCGTCTGATAAAAATACTCCTGGAAGAGTATAACATAGATGTTTCTACCGCCTCTAACGGGCTTGAAGCGGTAAAAATGTATAAAGAGAAAAAATATGACATTATATTTATGGATATAGATATGCCGTATATGAACGGGATTGTTGCAACCAAAGAGATTAAAGATATGATGCTCTTAAAATCACAGGCACCGATTGTTGCTCTGACAGCAATGGCAATGGAAGGAGACAAGGAGATGCTTTTGGAAGAGGGACTTGATGATTACCTTTCAAAGCCGCTCACAAGAGAGAAGCTGGAGTATATTTTAGACAAATACCTTAAAATAAGCTATGAAAATGAATCTGTTTAA
- the nth gene encoding endonuclease III, which translates to MKKATKKEIQEIQKRFVERYSDAVTELHYKNAYELVIAVALSAQCTDKRVNLITPALFEKYPTPQDLADADIEEVKKLINTCSFFNNKAKNLIAMAKRVVEVYDGEIPMNEKELQTLAGVGQKTANVVMIEYTGANLMAVDTHVFRVAHRLGLSDDKTAKATEATLVKKFKTDLHVLHQAMVLFGRYICTAKNPKCEKCFLTEFCKTKESFKV; encoded by the coding sequence ATGAAAAAAGCAACAAAAAAAGAGATCCAAGAGATCCAAAAACGTTTTGTGGAGCGCTACAGTGATGCGGTCACAGAACTGCATTATAAAAATGCCTATGAACTGGTCATTGCCGTAGCACTCTCAGCACAATGTACCGACAAACGAGTCAACCTTATTACTCCTGCCCTGTTTGAAAAATATCCCACACCTCAAGATTTGGCAGATGCTGATATAGAAGAGGTGAAAAAGCTTATTAACACCTGTTCTTTCTTTAACAACAAAGCAAAAAACCTCATAGCCATGGCAAAACGTGTAGTAGAAGTGTATGACGGTGAAATCCCGATGAATGAAAAAGAGTTGCAGACGCTGGCGGGTGTGGGGCAAAAAACGGCTAATGTTGTCATGATAGAATACACCGGTGCGAATCTTATGGCAGTAGACACCCATGTTTTTCGTGTCGCACACAGACTGGGACTGAGTGATGACAAAACGGCCAAGGCAACAGAAGCCACTTTGGTAAAAAAATTTAAAACCGACTTACATGTACTCCATCAGGCAATGGTTCTGTTTGGAAGATATATCTGCACTGCCAAAAATCCAAAGTGTGAAAAGTGCTTTTTAACAGAATTTTGTAAAACAAAAGAGAGTTTTAAAGTTTAG
- the cmoA gene encoding carboxy-S-adenosyl-L-methionine synthase CmoA → MNDKVFTKPIKKQFEFDEEVAAVFDDMLERSVPFYKEAQKITEFFALKNLNENGRIYDLGCSTASTLLSIHRKLSNKAELIGLDNSEAMLTRARKKCEAYGADIEVCNADILSYDYKEADVFISNYTLQFIRPLVREELVKKIAVSLKKEGVFIFSEKVISHHPKLNKELIECYYDFKKEQGYSEYEIMQKREALENVLVPYSEEENIKMALNAGFSHCEVLLRWANFATFIAVKE, encoded by the coding sequence ATGAATGATAAAGTATTTACAAAACCGATAAAAAAACAGTTTGAATTTGATGAAGAAGTGGCAGCAGTCTTTGATGATATGCTTGAGCGCAGTGTTCCCTTTTACAAAGAGGCTCAAAAAATTACTGAGTTTTTTGCACTGAAAAATTTGAATGAAAACGGCAGAATCTATGATCTTGGCTGTTCAACCGCATCCACACTGCTGAGTATTCACAGAAAACTCTCAAACAAGGCAGAACTTATCGGTCTTGACAATTCTGAAGCAATGCTCACGCGTGCAAGAAAAAAATGTGAAGCGTATGGTGCCGACATAGAAGTTTGCAATGCAGATATACTGAGTTATGATTACAAAGAGGCAGATGTTTTTATCAGTAACTATACTCTGCAGTTTATTCGTCCTCTTGTTCGTGAGGAGCTGGTCAAAAAAATAGCCGTTTCACTCAAAAAAGAGGGTGTATTTATATTTAGCGAAAAAGTTATTTCGCATCATCCGAAGCTTAATAAAGAGTTGATTGAATGCTATTATGATTTTAAAAAAGAGCAGGGCTATTCCGAGTATGAAATTATGCAAAAACGCGAAGCTTTGGAAAATGTACTGGTGCCTTACAGTGAAGAAGAAAATATAAAAATGGCATTAAATGCAGGTTTTTCTCACTGCGAAGTGTTGTTGCGATGGGCAAACTTCGCCACCTTTATAGCTGTTAAAGAGTAA
- the fbaA gene encoding class II fructose-bisphosphate aldolase, whose amino-acid sequence MSNGVLDIVKPGVLFGDDVLKVYEYAKENGFAIPAVNVVNTDSVNGVLEAAAKANSPVIIQFSNGGASYYAGKGLSNDGEKAAIIGAVAGAIHTHMMAEAYGVAVILHTDHASKKLLPWINALLEAGESYYKTQGKPLFSSHMLDLSEESLNENIGTCKAYFERMNKIGMSIEIELGCTGGEEDGVDNTNIDNALLYTQPEEVALAYKELSEISPNFTIAASFGNVHGVYKPGNVQLTPKILDNSQKYIQEKLHTKEKPVNFVFHGGSGSLPSEISEAISYGVIKMNIDTDTQWATWNGVRQYIEKYHDYLQSQIGNPEGEDKPNKKYYDPRKWLRAGQEGLVERVIQAYKDLNAMDRN is encoded by the coding sequence ATGAGTAATGGTGTATTGGATATTGTTAAACCCGGGGTCCTTTTTGGTGATGATGTTTTAAAAGTCTATGAATATGCAAAAGAAAATGGTTTTGCCATACCTGCTGTCAATGTTGTAAATACTGACTCTGTCAACGGTGTATTGGAAGCTGCTGCTAAAGCCAACTCTCCTGTGATTATACAGTTCAGTAACGGGGGCGCTTCCTACTATGCAGGCAAAGGTTTAAGCAATGATGGTGAAAAAGCTGCAATTATTGGTGCGGTGGCCGGTGCAATTCATACCCATATGATGGCGGAGGCTTACGGTGTTGCCGTGATTTTACATACTGACCATGCTTCAAAAAAACTGCTTCCGTGGATTAACGCTCTGCTTGAAGCAGGGGAGAGTTATTACAAAACACAGGGAAAACCGCTGTTTTCTTCCCATATGCTTGATCTCTCAGAAGAGTCTTTAAATGAAAACATCGGTACATGTAAAGCCTATTTTGAAAGAATGAACAAAATCGGTATGAGCATTGAAATAGAGCTTGGGTGTACAGGCGGAGAAGAAGACGGTGTAGACAACACAAACATTGACAATGCACTTTTATATACTCAACCTGAAGAGGTGGCTCTTGCCTATAAAGAGTTGAGTGAAATTTCTCCAAACTTTACCATAGCCGCTTCATTTGGAAATGTACACGGTGTGTATAAGCCTGGAAATGTACAGTTGACGCCTAAAATACTAGACAATTCACAAAAATATATTCAAGAGAAACTGCATACAAAAGAAAAACCTGTCAACTTTGTGTTTCACGGCGGTTCGGGATCTTTGCCTTCAGAAATCAGTGAAGCAATCAGCTATGGTGTCATAAAAATGAATATCGATACAGATACACAGTGGGCAACATGGAACGGTGTGCGTCAGTATATTGAAAAGTATCATGATTATCTCCAGAGTCAAATCGGAAATCCGGAAGGTGAAGACAAACCAAACAAAAAATACTACGATCCGAGAAAATGGCTGCGCGCCGGGCAGGAAGGTCTGGTCGAGCGAGTTATTCAAGCCTATAAAGACTTGAATGCAATGGATAGAAACTAA
- a CDS encoding transposase: MPKKTLDAIENSGSKYIAKVKDNQKTLLDKIDEISRDIKPTNIYKAKPVQQSNEWINRKVFVYQPTTFYHNGITHIRSIIKVIKKVESTNHKTGEITNSTRIQFCIANFHESAEFFHNKILHHWKVETMHQYKDNSLLEDAHNCHLNPFLMTILRSMILNILHLNGAKSIQEQLINNRWDLDDSIAQILKLSF; the protein is encoded by the coding sequence ATACCCAAAAAAACTCTTGATGCTATCGAAAATAGTGGTTCAAAATATATTGCCAAGGTAAAAGATAATCAAAAAACCTTACTTGATAAAATAGATGAAATTTCAAGAGATATAAAACCGACAAATATTTACAAGGCTAAACCTGTCCAACAATCTAATGAATGGATTAATAGGAAGGTGTTTGTATATCAACCAACTACTTTTTATCATAATGGCATAACTCATATTCGCTCAATAATAAAAGTTATAAAAAAAGTAGAGTCAACAAATCATAAAACTGGCGAGATTACTAATAGCACTAGAATTCAATTCTGTATTGCAAATTTTCATGAAAGTGCAGAATTCTTTCACAATAAAATTTTACACCATTGGAAAGTGGAAACCATGCATCAATACAAAGATAATTCACTTTTAGAAGATGCTCATAATTGTCATTTAAATCCATTTTTAATGACTATTCTTAGAAGTATGATTTTGAATATTTTACACCTTAATGGTGCAAAATCTATACAAGAACAACTCATCAACAATAGATGGGATTTGGATGACTCTATCGCTCAAATATTAAAATTGAGTTTTTAG